In Spirochaetota bacterium, the genomic window GGGCATCAGCAGCTCTTCTTCATCCTCCGCGGACGCGGCGAGTACCTGCTCGACGGCAGACGATATCACTATACCGACGGCGACCTCTTCATCGCGGGCAGGAACAGAACGCACGCATTATACCCGGCACGTAGATCGGTCACGCGTACGCTTGAGGCGAAATTCATCGTGCATGAACGGACGATCGTGCGCGGCATTGAGACGGCGAAAGGATATTTCCCCGGCATGTCGGCCGCAGCGATCGGAGCGCTCGAGGCGATATGCACCGAGGGAGACCAGCGTCACGAACATTATCGCGAGATAGCCGAACATACGCTCGCTGCGCTGCTCTTTCGGCTCGTTCGCGGCGGCGGCGAGGGGCCGCCGTCCGAGCAGATGGACATCGCCTTTGACCCCATCGTCCAGAACACGCTCGATCACATGCAGAAGAACCTCGCGGAAAAGCTCTCGCTTGCGGATGTATCGCAGGCTGCGGGGTGTTCGGCACGCCACTTGAGCGGACATTTCAAGCGTGTTACCGGGCGTACGGTGTTCGATGAGCTCAAACATCTCAGGGTAGCACGCGCGAAAGAGATCATAGCAGCGAGCACGGCGACGCTCGAACACATAGCGGCCGAGACCGGTTTTGAGAACGTACAGCATTTCAACCGCGTATTCCGCGAGCTCTCAGGGACAACACCGGGGGCATGGCGCAAGCGAGAACGCGACGGGGTACGCAAGGACATCACGTTCGGCAGGGCATCGATGCGGTCGATACTGAAGGACAGCATG contains:
- a CDS encoding AraC family transcriptional regulator produces the protein GHQQLFFILRGRGEYLLDGRRYHYTDGDLFIAGRNRTHALYPARRSVTRTLEAKFIVHERTIVRGIETAKGYFPGMSAAAIGALEAICTEGDQRHEHYREIAEHTLAALLFRLVRGGGEGPPSEQMDIAFDPIVQNTLDHMQKNLAEKLSLADVSQAAGCSARHLSGHFKRVTGRTVFDELKHLRVARAKEIIAASTATLEHIAAETGFENVQHFNRVFRELSGTTPGAWRKRERDGVRKDITFGRASMRSILKDSMKPNAAP